The Cannabis sativa cultivar Pink pepper isolate KNU-18-1 chromosome 8, ASM2916894v1, whole genome shotgun sequence genomic interval taattataataaattaaactacaatatAATTATCGTTATAACTAGAATCTCAATAATTTACAacgttttaatatttataatttaataaacatttgacacaatttttcttttattcagacaactatttaattattatttaaatataaattaattattttgatagaaatatatatttgtgtgttaattccatttttggcatatttaattgacaaaaatattttattatttaatgtatatttcggctggcatataaTGATATGGTTttcatatttgtgtaaatcaaacttgaaaggaaagttgtctagctttcctatttttggaaaaaaggtaaaaatggtaagtttggttacccatttcgtttttatctaaccagctgtgttattctgatcttgtgttgagttttccattttctaagatcaagtttcttgaagagaaaaccggagctaaactttccttttctataaaaggaaagttgtagttactgcccacgattctgtatgtacagaaacggaaattcctggactgattgaagaattattttagggaagtttctagtgggttgaggtcttgttcagaccgattgtaagctgtctatgagatgtatattcattataaatacatcttatagctgctaggttttgcatctctttcatacacttagaattgctttcatatcttaaggaaagagtgtctttgtttagtacctctcttggtacctctcttgtatctttgaatttcattcatatctttagaaaagagagtctttgatttgtagagaagagttgttctactcttactctgtttatttgttgtttgtattgtcttgagtctgtattcaagtctacaacgaagaagaacatcagtgcaccttcgggagaagggtatttacaagctttcgggagattgcttttgaagtcttgcatcgggaggatacaagcacacaaccttcgggagatggttgtataggctttcgggagatagcctttaagccttgaatcgagaggattcaagcactcttcaaggtgatcgaagggagttcgagcacttggagttttatcaagattcggttagtaggtggaatacatcaagcttacggcatacaataagagggagtctatttatgcataagtcaattactttgtatttttgataccgatctaatgaatcttatctctgggcgtggccccgtggactagtaacaatctgaaaggattgttgaaaccacgtacaaaaatcttgtgtgtctttacttttatgcactgtttgtttttctcggtttctctggagttacagagttgcattctgtaactacagaaaactgttttcagtaccagttttattattccgtatttaattaatcatttaattaaataatcaaactgggaatattaaaatacggaatttcattgTGAATGAGCAACAACACAATGTGAGATGCCAGCAATTTCTaacattatttattaaattataataggtAGAATCCTCATATTAGAACGAATTCTACTTGCCTAATTGGAAGCTAAGAAGCTCCTTCGCATTTCTAGTGAGATATAAGGTGTGTTTGAAAGTAATTGTATAATTATTAGGTATAGTGTAATTATTAAAGttgtaattacacaattttgtAATtccactatattttaaaatacaagtgTTTAGATATAAGGtggtaattatatataaatttttaatattttgtttgaCAAAATAATCAGTAATTATACAGTACTACAAAATTGGGCTTTAGAAGCGGTTTTTAAGGGCTTTCAACGTTGGTAttggcgaaattcgctaccgacgttGTTACAGGTGACGCTAAAGGGTTAAaaacaaccgacgccataggacccctatggcgtcaATTATTATGGCGTCAGTTGTTTcatataaccgacgccataggacaCACATGGAgtcggttattatgaaataaccgacgccatagggtcttcCTATGGTTTTTTTTCagctttacaattttgtattttagcataatttatatatatattattttattattaatataattaatttaagtataaattatatataataacaataaatacaaattaaattgaaaaagttgAATAAATACACATCTACATTACTCTAAGTGTTTGTATATCAgctatctttttattaatattttatattttatattatgtgtttgtatttttgaACTTGAGTATTTTTTCGCATTCTACGCAACTCAAACCGCCAGCGGTTTGGCCcaccaatttttcaaaaacatgttgtTTTGTATACTAAATTGATGTTATGCACCCCTTTCACctaattttttgtgttttattttactattttacttaaaataaactaatagagttcttattttaagtattagaatcaatatttataatgtatttgttaattctaTTGTGTTTTGGTATATTGGTAAAGACTTATCCATCTATCCTTTTGGTCACAAGTTCAAATCCCAATATactcttttttgtattttttttatagcttaCTATATCTATCATTAGCACTCAACAATATATATCCTATGTATTACATCAATATTATTCTAAATTACTCTAAGCATTTAAagttatctaaatatatataaaaaagcatTCTTATAATAATAGGTTAAAGAAAGCATATCTTacaccaaaaattatgtacttgtCTTCTGATAAAGTCACTtccgataaaatcctaacaaccaagtttaagagaaattaaaatcaaatattatcctaattctactgAAATTTCGGCAACATAACGACTATAATTGAACGTTTCCAAAAAATTCAAATctattaataacaacaaaacacaattcaaaacaatataaaataatcacaacaacatTTAGCAATATAAAAGTTTACCACTCATTCGactgcagtacatgtattcacagaacctactttACTACAGATGAAtgtttaagatattcaaactcatctaacatgcatattattCCACCCATCGATCCGGCGTAGTACAATATATTAcaaaacctacttcactacgtatgaatatttaagatattcaaactctactaagcatttataattaatttataaaaaaatttagtgaATGTATACCTCGAGCTAGCTAGAAATCGATCAATACCAAATAAGTCAGATCCTTGCAAATTGACCTCACAACCTACAACATAGTGAAATACtacaaaattacaattttttttttatttagctacttactagttatataatttatgagtaactagttactatgagtaactagttagtaataaaaatacatgaatagaatgaaaattagtAACTTGCTAAGTAGTTGCAATTAACTATCTACTAgctactaaaaataaataaaaatacatgaataaaattgaaaatagaaaaaaattgatacaaaatagagttaatttctaaacttttgtttctaaactaattttttagaaaacaatttctaaacttttattttaatactctcttatctcattctcattcataatatttaacaaaactattagtttaaaatactcaatatatacatatacaatatataaaatactctcctacatatatatatatatatcacatttctcattcacaatatatatacacacaatacatattcaatacaaaatacatacatatatactctcatatatcacatttttcattcacaatatatatacacacaatacatttctcattcacaatacacaatacatattcaatacaacataatacatatttaataatatagaaaaaccctaaaaaatttataaaataaaaaataaagcaatgtacattactaaaattagtagaaattaattaaatttataccttaatagacGTTGAGATATACAATGTTTTCTCCACTAAAAACGGTAGCCGGAGGtataaccaccaccaccactacctctaccttcggcttaccctaaaaaatgaggaaaaataTGATCTTTACAGGTTTATAGTTTTAgttatgaaaaatagaagatttagaaataaaaatgaactaaaatagtGAAATGGGGGTGATTTTTTGTGGTGGTTAGCAGAGAGGGTTTGGGTTTTGGCGTCGGTTTATTAGAAATAAACGATGGCATAGGGGGCACACCGTATGCCGTCGGTTGTTTCCAAAAAACCGACGCCATAAGTGGCGTCAAAATTCCTTCCAAAAAATTCCAACCCATGCCGTCGGTTCTTTAATATTTGCTGAAAAAAAGTGTCTCTAAAGGCTTGGTTTGTAGTAGTGatacaagaaaataatattttaatagttaacatttaaaatagaaaatttttagTAATTAGACAATGTAATTATAGTCAATTTTCATAGGAGAATTTGAGAGTGTAATTAGAACCCCTCAATTATCTCCAATTACACTATTATAGTATAATTACATGGTTATACAAATATgtcaaattatattattaactCTAATTACACACAAATTTAATATTACACCGTGATTTTCTGATCGTGAActtagttttaaatttttgagtGTTAATATTGTCTATTTATTGAAATAGAAAAATACCCAATATTAAAAttatgacaattttttttttcttttgatccaTATTGGAGAAGGGTGATTTGGGAATGGATAGGAGAGGTGCAAAACAAAACAAGTAGGATATGACTATGATCATAAACGAAAAAATTGGCATGCAACACGTTTAATAAATGTTAGAACAGTTTACTGTTCACATAACATTACTTAAAATCAAACACAATTTAACATCTCACAAATTAAAGAAGACACAAAAGTACTAACAATAATGACAAACAACCAGCACTCTTCTTCGATGTGCACACAACACAACGAAGCATTATTAAGATACAATTCTTCCACACAaccatataattataattacgtTACTGCTACTTGCACTTCGGTAGCGGAGCTCCACACAAGCACCGGTTATGGAAATAAGCCGAGTAATCAAACCTCTGCAAATTTCCACCCATAGGAATCTTCCCACACAATCTGTTATAGCTCACATTAATCATTTGGAACTCTGGGACTGTCATTCCCGTCGGAATAGAACCCATTATCTTATTATGGTTAAGATCCATGAATATCAAGCTCTTGGGAAACTTCACTTTAGAAAGATCAAACTCCAACAAGTTCCTGGACAAGTCCACCTCTTGGAGAGTCTTACCCGATCCGAATAAGAATGAGGCATCACCTTCAAGCCTGTTCCTCGATAGGTGTATAGACGAGAAATCCTTTCTCCCCAATGAAGCTGGTATTTTACCAGAGAGCTGGTTATGAGAAAGGTAGAGATTGAAATAAATACCTTTGAAGTCTCCAAACGTATCCGGGATCGGTCCCGTGAGCTTGTTACGGTCCAGACGGAGCATGACAAGTTTGGGGAGCTGGGCAATGGATCTCGGGATGGTCCCCGTGAGGGAGTTGAACGCTAGAGAAATATACTCCAGGTTCTTCATTTGGCCTAGGAAATCCGGGACCGGACCTGTGAGCCCAGTGTAGGTGATCATGAGGGTCCTTAAGTTTTTGAGCTTGGAAATAGCAAATGGGATTGGACCTGTCATGTTAGGCAGTTTGTGAAAGTCAATCTTTTGGAGGTATGGAAGGTCGCCGACTTGGGGTGGGATGGGGCCAGATAAGTCGCCGTTGGATGCAGAAAGGGAATAGATTTGGTGAGTTTTCACATCGCAAAACACATCGTTCCAGTCGCAGCAGTCGGATTTTGAGTCCCAATCACTGTAGGTGTAAGGGTTTTTGAATGCTTTCTTGATTTGAAGGAGGACTTTTTTGTCTTTTGGGCGGCAGCGCTCAGCTGAGAATGAAGGCTTGAAAAAGGTGGAGAAGAAGATAAGAGTGAGGAAGAGTGTTGGCAATAGTTTTGAGGCTTCCATATTGTCTTTGAAacgttttctttttctcttttctttttggtAGAGGGTGTGGGCTGAAAGATGTTGAGATAGTTCTATTTATGGTGTAGAAAAATCTTGCTAAATTTGAATATgtaaatgaaattaaaataaaaaaataattagcaattttgctcTTTAAACATTTTATAATATTGATTTTGGTCCTTAAAATATACGGCTTGTTAAGAATTTCTCTTAAAACTTTTACACATACAGAAATTTAGTCCATCTGTTAGGTTTCGTTCCATTTTGTTTGTAAGCTGACGTGACTTTGTAAATTAGCAACTTTGCACCCTAAATTTTGATAACTATCAAATCGTACTTCTCATAGAtcataagaaaaaattattttgaatgattaagaaaattaaaaaataaattaaaaatttaaaactaattgaacgatttaaaaaattatttatttttattaaaaaattcctttagatatttaaaagaatattaaatttaatttttataaaaactaaCTTTTACGGGAATAAATTcgagtatatattttatttttctcaagaaatataaatttatttaagtaaacataatatttttttagtttaatttataatttttttcaaaataatttatatttttattgaatttttaattatttttctttatttgtaaagatatgagtttataaatataaataagtttaattttttcttcaaaaattttagtttattttaattatttattagattgTCAATAATttggtttgatttttttaagatacgtgtttataaataaaataaagtttaaaaataatttttaggaatatttttttaagtaaaattaatattttttaattaatttaatatttttgtcaggttttttaaaaaaaaaattatttttcttctaaaattaatagaatattataatttttaaagttactTTTTCAATAAAACGGAGCAAAATTTTATATTAGTCAAAGTTTAGGGGGtaaaaatgttaatttttaacggtaaagATAACAGAACCTAACAGAAGGAGCATAATTATGTAACTGTTATATTTTAGGAagaatttttaacaagtcgtataTTTTATGAGGCAAAATTAGGTAATGCCGAAAGTTCAAACggcaaaaatactaattattcttaaaataatgagAAATATTTTATCAAATCTATTGTACTCAATTCTGCAATAAGACTAGTTGTACTCATAGCACTTCTAATGTAAACAACTGTAAAGAATCCAATCTAATTGTTGCAATGTGGCACAATCGATTAGCACATCCTTCATTTGCAATTCTTAGCAAAGTCTTACAAACAATGAATAAAAAGTTTTCCAAATTTGCTTTATCTTTTTGTGATGCTTGTCAATATGGTAAAAATTATCTTATGCATTTTAGTAGTTCATCCCTCAAAACTACTCAACCATTCTAACTTATCCACTCAGATCTTTGGGGTCCTTCCCCATATTCTACACATGAAGGTTACAGGTGTTATATCTTGTTTGTAGATGACTTCACCAAATACACTTGGATCTATCCCTTAAAGACCAAAATAGAAGCCTTCCCCACATTTCTCACCTATAAAACCTTTGTGGAAAAGCAATTGAACAATAAGATTAAGGGCCTGCAAAACAGACTAGGGGGAGAGTACAGAAAACTAGAACCTATTTTACATAAATTGGGTATTCTCTTTAGACACCCTTGTCCACACACTCACCAACAACAAGGAAGAGTTGAAAGGAAACATAGGCATGTCACTGAAATAGGGTTAGCCATGTTGGCTCAAGCCAAGATGCCATTAAATTTTTGGTGGGATTCCTTTGTCTCTATTGTGTATCTCATCAATATAGACTTCCCACCTTAGTCAATGCATACAAATCACCATTTAAGAGTCTCTATAATTCCATACTAGcctataattttttgaaaaccttTGGATGTGCATGTTTTCCTTTTCTCAAGCcctacaatcaacacaagtttACATTTATAACATCTAAGTGTGTCTTCATTGGATATAGTCTATTTCACAAAGATTATAGGTGTCTTCACTCCTCAAGAAGAATCTATATTGCTAGAAGTGTCAATCTCAATGAGCATGAGTTTCTATATTCTACCTTGTTTCCCTCCAAGACCATTATTTCCACTTACAAAAACTACCTTGCTCTTGCATAAGTCATTCCTTTCATACCAGATCATGCTCGTCTGCCAAATATTCAATTTAGttcattaattatcaaatagCATAGCAGATTCTACACCCAATATTCCACATGTCTCATCCTCTTCTTCCAACTGAGAATCATCCTTCTTAGTCTCCCATTGCCAACTCAGCTTCCAATCCTTCTTTCTCATCTAGTGACACCATATTGCCTGCTGTTGACATACATGTTTCTCCTCCACCTTTGCCTCAAGGCCACCCTATGCAAACTAGATCTAAATTTGGTATCTATAAGCCTAAGCTATATCTTGTTACAACTTCCAAACAAAAACTCTATGAAGAACTAAAAACAATGAAACATGCCTTAAGTTTTCCTCATTGGAAGAAAGTAATGGATACTGAAAGTGTAGCATTAAAGAGGAAAAAGTCATGGATAGTAGTTCCTTCCACACCAGAAATGAATATATTGTCAAATAAATGGGTGTATAGGACAAAGTACAACAAAGATGGATCTCTTAATAAGTTTAAAGCAAGGTTAGTAGTGAGGGATTTTGAACAAGCACCAGGTTTGGATTTCACAACAACTTTTAGTCTTGTCATAAAGGCTACTACAATCATGCTGGTGTTTACTCTAGCAGTCACATATGATTGGGACATCCAACAAATTGATGTCAATAATGCATTTCTAAATAGTGAGTTACAAGAAAAGGTGTTTATGCAACAACCTCAAGGATTTGAAGACCCTGAAAAATCAGATTATGTGTGCCAGTTAAACAAATCCCTCTATGGCCTAAATTAAGCTCCTCGAGCCTGGTTTGACACTCTCAAGTCTACTCTTATTAATTAGGGTTTCAAAGCTTCTGTCTCAGATGCTTCTCTATTTTTTCAATATCAACAGGGGTATCTTTTATTAGTTCTAGTCTATGTAGATAATCTTTTGATAACAGGTGGTGACACAGCAGCAATTTCAAGACTGATTGAAGCTCTAAATAAAAAGTTTGCTCTCAAATCACTTGGATCAGTCAGTTACGTTTTGGGATTTAAAGCTTACACGACTTCCTTTGGTTTGTACTTAACACAATCTAAGTATGCTGCTGATTTATTAGACATAACTAATTATGAAGATGCAAAAGAATGTTCTGCTCCCATGATTCTGGCCAATAAATTAGATACAAGGACAATTCACCTTTTGAAAAACCAGAACTGTACAGAAGCACCATAGGAGTGTTagagttattttaccaggatctagctTTACTACtatgtatgtttttaacatcctaatatgaattctctaaaacaatgaaaataaacacatataaagtttgagaaaccttacagtgggtgcagcggaattaaatgactccttccgctcagatctctaacccttgtatcctttctgtagcagagtatcaccaagatctgagctcgattctccttccttgtgtttggattcttcacagtcttacatactatgattgaggaccaacttgatgtgtgtgggcacttactcaatcactaatggctgaatattATTTAGTAAAGAAAGCCTAACtgtttcgaattgaagaagatAGAAGAAGGAATAGGTCTCATCAAAATCTaagtttttagctttggaggcattagtttggatgaagagaccatagccttccttttatactatcttcaatagggttagggttgaattattaggaataaaaaattgataaaaatagaatgaaaatccCTCCTAATGGTCGGCCATATGATGGACCCAACATTAGTTTGGgctttgtcatttttctcaactattttacctatttttcataaataccactttttacactttcaaccctataaatgccaaaactatttatttaataattaaaataactatcaaataaaattttcatttataatatttattaattagactccataaagtctcttaattaacaaataaaccccaaaacactatttcttcacaatcaagccatatcttagtgaaaaattcataaactagacatagtctaattttaaaattataattgattaattaaaatcaattaactaagtcttacaagcagtttgtctcaactagtatggggaccatgagtctatataaccgagcttccaataagcagatctagaatttaccaagtaaattcactaacttattaattcctcattacaTCCACCataaaacttggaattgcactctcagttacatagaacgctctatatgttccacgatatagatacgctattaattatccattgttataatccaataatcaatgatcttttatagatgatttacattgcatagggataaaattcctgttacaccctttcaatgtattttatccttaaaatacttggccacctataaatgatattctagtgaactaatataatcactaaaatgagatctcaatcatttatctctattcagccaagctcgaaggaaatcatcgtttcacttctaaatacctatagaagctatagatttcatatctatgtttagcgttcccactcaattgtactatcatgttcccaaaatgtacgtatcaccctgaccaaaaaatagacttaactaacaaatcaaagaacacgaataacacttttgagatcgaacctaatcatgtcaggattaagatcatttgatctaggatcgaATAATTTTttgtctttattaattagtaaatttgattatattgaaatagattttatttagggcacaaaacccaacaaggaGCTCTTCAATACTTAACTTTAACCAGACCAAATCTCGCTTATTCAGTCAACAAGCTCATCAATACCTTGAAGCTCCAACTATTAATCACTAGAATGCCTGCAAAAGGATCCTCATGTATATCAAAGGCACTCCTCACATTAGTCTTCATTTAAAATCATCCACATTGTTTGCTCTTGAAGCCTATTCAGATGCTGACTGGGCCTCTAGTTTGGATGATAGAAAATCTACCAGTGGATTCTGCATTTTTCTAGGGGGTAACCTTGTTAATTGAAGTTCCAAGAAGTAAAAAGGAGTGGCTCGATCTAGCACAAAATCTGAGTATCGAGCCCTTGCCTCAACAGCCACTGAACTGGTATGATGCACTCTTTACTTACTGAACTTGGCATCAAGTTGCACAAAATACCACCAATCTTATGGTGTGACGATCAGAGTGCTCAAGCCTTAGCCTTGAATTCAGTTTTTCACACAAGGACAAAGCATATTGAACTTGATGTACACTACATCAAAGATCAAATTGTAGAAAATAAGCTTGAAATTTGTTACATCCCTACTCAAGATCAAACTACGACCTATTTACTAAGCCATTACCTTCTCCAAGGTTTCAGTTTGTATGTAACAAGCTGAATTTGGAATACTCTAAATACAGCTTGAGGGGGGTATTAGTGAAGAGAGTTAGATttagttagttataattataTCCAGTTGTAGTTAGTTAAGTGAGTTTGTTACACTCACAGTTGGTGTTAACTTCTCTAACTATTTTTCAGTTATATTGTATTCTTGCTTTCtgcactttatatatatatatatatatatgaatataaaaaATTGTGTTAATTAACACACAAGCTCATCTTCATTCTTATTTCCCAACttatattttgataaaaatatatatttctcacTACAACAATTTTTCTTATTAGGGGCGGACCTATTACTGGCGGGGAAGGTCCGCCCCTAATAAGAAAATTGTTGTAgtgagatatatatatttttatcaaaatataaGTTGGAAAATAAGAATGAAGATGAGCTTACGTGTTAATTAACACA includes:
- the LOC115699587 gene encoding polygalacturonase inhibitor, whose amino-acid sequence is MEASKLLPTLFLTLIFFSTFFKPSFSAERCRPKDKKVLLQIKKAFKNPYTYSDWDSKSDCCDWNDVFCDVKTHQIYSLSASNGDLSGPIPPQVGDLPYLQKIDFHKLPNMTGPIPFAISKLKNLRTLMITYTGLTGPVPDFLGQMKNLEYISLAFNSLTGTIPRSIAQLPKLVMLRLDRNKLTGPIPDTFGDFKGIYFNLYLSHNQLSGKIPASLGRKDFSSIHLSRNRLEGDASFLFGSGKTLQEVDLSRNLLEFDLSKVKFPKSLIFMDLNHNKIMGSIPTGMTVPEFQMINVSYNRLCGKIPMGGNLQRFDYSAYFHNRCLCGAPLPKCK